The Pseudoalteromonas translucida KMM 520 genome has a window encoding:
- a CDS encoding MarR family winged helix-turn-helix transcriptional regulator yields MQKHNELLVSLRKVIRAIDLHSKQLNKTSGLTGPQLLIMQEVSQTDGITASRIAQNVNLSPATVTNILDRIEGRDLVTRVRSQMDKRRVSLYLTDKGKELLDKAPQPLQEHFIAKFSALAEWEQSLLLSSMQRIAAMMDADKLDASPLLEVGALTQAPK; encoded by the coding sequence ATGCAAAAACATAACGAGTTATTGGTTTCTTTACGTAAAGTGATTCGTGCGATCGATTTACACTCTAAGCAACTGAATAAAACTTCAGGCTTAACTGGGCCACAACTACTTATAATGCAAGAGGTTTCCCAGACAGATGGGATAACAGCAAGCCGTATAGCTCAAAATGTAAATTTAAGCCCGGCAACCGTTACTAATATTCTTGATAGGATAGAAGGTAGAGACTTAGTAACTCGGGTACGTAGCCAAATGGATAAGCGTCGAGTGAGTTTATACCTCACCGATAAAGGAAAGGAGTTACTTGATAAAGCACCGCAACCACTACAAGAGCATTTTATTGCTAAGTTTTCGGCACTTGCCGAGTGGGAGCAGAGCCTATTACTGTCGTCAATGCAGCGCATTGCCGCAATGATGGATGCAGATAAACTTGATGCATCGCCTCTGTTAGAAGTGGGGGCGCTTACTCAAGCTCCTAAATAA
- a CDS encoding porin yields MTKLSKLTLALMLAGASSNVFAADLDTLQTQLKQLKQQMQMLEQQLAAEKTKQQKINEQHEQQVAQISKKAEQTTVVAATKAEEKESAGITVGGAIRTNYSVTSYSEGNEDRLGDFDFDIFRLNLSGEVGGVLLGGEIRFFDYMTVIKSAWAGYQLNDEWQVQAGITKVPFGNDPYNSHNYFFSTNYYIGLEDDHDLGIMFKRKVSDNWQLDLGFFKNDELGGVDGYVEDRSHRYSYDIVGSRPVGEGIYAEPAKQLGEYNTFTGRFAYHFEHGEGITTEVGISALAGGLHDGTDRAGDYNAWALHLNSHINNWNIQLQHGEYNYNVDNIDRMAVGAYGFYDSIAADATTSTFNVAYSVPVQWGPVSNLQFYNDYGIIYNKSDNSANTWMNVTGVSVAAGGLFTYIDYVHARNQPFVGGSIAGNGETESRFNINLGYYF; encoded by the coding sequence ATGACTAAACTTTCGAAATTAACACTTGCCCTCATGCTAGCTGGTGCGTCGAGCAATGTATTCGCCGCAGATCTAGACACGCTTCAAACTCAGCTTAAGCAACTTAAACAGCAAATGCAGATGCTAGAGCAGCAATTAGCTGCTGAAAAAACCAAACAACAGAAAATTAATGAGCAACACGAACAACAAGTTGCTCAAATAAGTAAAAAAGCGGAACAAACAACTGTGGTTGCTGCCACTAAAGCTGAAGAAAAAGAATCTGCTGGTATAACCGTAGGTGGTGCTATTCGTACTAACTACAGTGTTACCTCGTATAGTGAAGGTAATGAAGACCGCCTTGGTGACTTTGATTTTGATATTTTTCGTTTAAACCTCTCAGGTGAAGTTGGTGGTGTACTTTTAGGCGGTGAAATTCGCTTTTTTGATTACATGACCGTTATAAAATCAGCGTGGGCTGGTTATCAACTTAATGATGAGTGGCAAGTGCAAGCAGGTATTACTAAAGTACCATTTGGTAACGACCCGTATAACTCACATAATTACTTTTTTAGTACTAACTATTATATTGGCCTAGAGGATGATCACGATCTAGGTATTATGTTTAAACGTAAAGTTAGCGATAACTGGCAGCTAGACCTTGGCTTTTTCAAAAATGATGAACTTGGTGGTGTTGACGGTTATGTAGAAGATCGTAGCCATCGTTATTCGTACGATATTGTTGGAAGCCGCCCTGTCGGTGAAGGTATTTACGCAGAGCCTGCAAAACAGCTTGGCGAATACAACACCTTTACCGGTCGTTTTGCCTATCATTTTGAACACGGCGAAGGCATAACCACTGAAGTAGGTATTTCAGCACTTGCGGGTGGCTTACATGATGGGACCGATCGTGCGGGTGATTACAATGCTTGGGCACTGCACTTAAATAGCCATATTAATAACTGGAATATTCAACTACAACACGGTGAGTATAACTACAATGTTGATAATATAGATCGCATGGCTGTAGGCGCATACGGGTTTTATGATTCAATTGCCGCCGATGCTACTACCAGTACCTTTAACGTAGCATATAGCGTACCAGTACAATGGGGACCGGTAAGCAACCTACAGTTTTATAACGACTACGGTATTATTTACAATAAATCAGACAACAGCGCAAATACCTGGATGAACGTAACGGGTGTATCGGTTGCCGCCGGAGGACTATTTACTTACATCGATTATGTACATGCGCGTAATCAGCCATTTGTAGGCGGTTCTATCGCGGGTAACGGCGAAACAGAAAGCCGCTTTAATATTAACCTTGGTTATTACTTTTAA
- a CDS encoding YbaN family protein, which yields MDIKTTYIYYKKVWFKVLGLMLVVLGIIGIVLPVMPTTIFFILALACFTRSSPALEHWLLNHPRYGTTLQQWQAHKVMPVKAKYCAALGMLVGFIFLLASSPAVWVILLVAIIEVAVMIYLILRPSSVPKS from the coding sequence GTGGATATAAAAACAACCTATATATATTACAAAAAGGTATGGTTTAAAGTGCTTGGCTTAATGCTAGTGGTGCTTGGAATTATAGGTATAGTACTGCCGGTTATGCCCACCACCATCTTTTTTATTTTAGCTCTGGCCTGCTTTACCCGCTCATCTCCTGCACTTGAGCATTGGCTTTTAAATCACCCACGATACGGCACTACGCTGCAACAGTGGCAAGCACATAAAGTAATGCCTGTTAAAGCCAAATATTGCGCTGCCCTTGGCATGCTGGTGGGTTTTATATTTTTACTGGCTTCATCTCCTGCTGTTTGGGTTATTCTTTTAGTTGCTATAATTGAAGTAGCCGTAATGATTTATTTAATTTTAAGGCCCTCGTCCGTACCAAAAAGTTGA